Proteins from a genomic interval of Stenotrophomonas sp. 24(2023):
- a CDS encoding AI-2E family transporter, with the protein MTQSPEAEIAQFLRRMKYVAVFLLVGWVVWLLAPILTPFVMALALAWLGDPLVDRLEARGLSRNTGVVLVFVAMVLLIVGLMLVLVPMIERQITTLLSTLPQAQAWLMQVGIPWFEQKTGLEVMQWMDPDRLIDWVRNHWQQAGGFAKTFFGYVSRSGFTVVTWVVNMLLLPILAFYFLRDWDKLVERVASVIPRNHIGTITNLARESNEVLGAFIRGQFLVMVALGAIYAAGLSLVGLKLGLLIGLVAGLISFIPYLGATTGILMAIVAALVQAQGFDLKLLVLVGIVFTVGQLLESYVLTPRIVGDKIGLHPVAVIFAVMAGGQLFGFLGMLLALPVAAVSNVLLRYAHQRYRQSDLYVGEKTPIVLDAFVDQPNIIVPGRQGSDPQ; encoded by the coding sequence ATGACCCAGAGCCCGGAAGCAGAAATCGCCCAGTTCCTGCGGCGGATGAAGTATGTCGCGGTCTTCCTGCTGGTGGGCTGGGTGGTCTGGCTGCTGGCCCCGATCCTGACCCCCTTCGTGATGGCGCTGGCGCTGGCCTGGCTGGGCGACCCGCTGGTGGACCGGCTGGAAGCCCGCGGGCTGTCGCGCAATACCGGCGTGGTGCTGGTGTTCGTGGCGATGGTGCTGCTGATCGTGGGGCTGATGCTGGTGCTGGTGCCGATGATCGAGCGCCAGATCACCACCCTGTTGTCCACGCTGCCGCAGGCGCAGGCCTGGCTGATGCAGGTCGGCATTCCGTGGTTCGAGCAGAAGACCGGCCTGGAAGTGATGCAGTGGATGGACCCGGACCGGCTGATCGACTGGGTGCGCAACCATTGGCAGCAGGCCGGTGGCTTCGCCAAGACCTTCTTCGGCTATGTCTCGCGCTCGGGCTTCACCGTGGTCACCTGGGTGGTGAACATGCTGCTGCTGCCGATCCTGGCGTTCTACTTCCTGCGTGACTGGGACAAGCTGGTGGAGCGGGTGGCGTCGGTCATTCCGCGCAACCATATCGGCACCATCACCAACCTGGCCCGTGAATCCAACGAGGTGCTGGGCGCGTTCATCCGCGGCCAGTTCCTGGTGATGGTGGCGCTGGGTGCGATCTACGCCGCCGGCCTGTCGCTGGTGGGCCTGAAGCTGGGCCTGCTGATCGGCCTGGTGGCCGGCCTGATCAGCTTCATCCCCTACCTGGGCGCGACCACCGGCATCCTGATGGCGATCGTCGCCGCCCTGGTGCAGGCGCAGGGCTTCGATCTGAAGCTGCTGGTGCTGGTGGGCATCGTGTTCACCGTCGGCCAGCTGCTGGAGAGCTATGTGCTGACCCCGCGCATCGTCGGTGACAAGATCGGCCTGCATCCGGTGGCGGTGATCTTCGCGGTGATGGCCGGTGGCCAGCTGTTCGGTTTCCTGGGCATGCTGCTGGCGCTGCCGGTGGCGGCGGTCAGCAACGTGCTGCTGCGCTATGCGCACCAGCGCTACCGCCAGAGTGA